In a single window of the Raphanus sativus cultivar WK10039 chromosome 9, ASM80110v3, whole genome shotgun sequence genome:
- the LOC108826783 gene encoding uncharacterized protein LOC108826783, with protein MSKNSKASSLCQLLLLLFLSLNSQPALSSRAPKPQSQPTSAQTIIDDDSSSMAKIDHAKSMIAGFFNHKFPIKGWPIPYYPPFTMVNPNIPTNPSGAQEESEKLPSPPSKAKKDGGNA; from the coding sequence ATGTCAAAAAACTCAAAGGCTTCTTCTCTATGtcaactcctcctcctcctcttcttgtCTCTCAATTCTCAACCAGCACTCTCCTCTCGTGCCCCAAAACCGCAATCACAACCAACATCAGCTCAAACCATAATCGATGATGATTCGTCTTCAATGGCCAAGATCGACCATGCAAAATCCATGATTGCTGGATTCTTCAACCACAAGTTTCCAATAAAGGGCTGGCCTATCCCCTACTACCCACCTTTCACAATGGTTAACCCTAATATTCCAACAAACCCATCTGGAGCTCAAGAGGAATCAGAGAAGTTACCTTCTCCCCCAAGCAAAGCCAAAAAAGATGGAGGAAACGCCTGA
- the LOC108826782 gene encoding putative UDP-arabinose 4-epimerase 4: MLTFFGVRNQRRNSRPLSVGDMDYLEPKTMNNLLGKLLLLASLVVLAIIVIGRSSSFTSPSVFSQREEGVTHVLVTGGAGYIGSHAALRLLKDSYRVTIVDNLSRGNLGAVKVLQRLFPQTGRLQFIYADLGDPAAVEKIFSENAFDAVMHFAAVAYVGESTLYPLKYYHNITSNTLGVLEAMARHKVKKLIYSSTCATYGEPEKMPITEDTPQVPINPYGKAKKMAEDMILDFSKNSDMAVMILRYFNVIGSDPEGRLGEAPRPELREQGRISGACFDAARGFIPGLQVKGTDYKTSDGTCIRDYIDVTDLVDAHVKALQKAQPRKVGIYNVGTGKGRSVKEFVEACKKATGVEIKVDFLPRRPGDYAEVFSDPTKILRDLNWTAQYTNLQNSLQVAWRWQKIHPHGYASY; this comes from the exons ATGCTAACTTTTTTTGGAGTTAGAAATCAACGAAGAAACTCAAGACCTTTGTCTGTAGGAG ATATGGATTACTTAGAACCCAAAACAATGAACAATCTACTGGGAAAGCTTCTCTTATTAGCTTCTCTAGTAGTCTTAGCCATCATTGTGATCGGTCGATCTTCAAGCTTCACATCACCGAGCGTG TTTTCTCAAAGAGAGGAAGGAGTGACTCATGTGTTAGTCACTGGTGGAGCTGGCTATATCGGTTCACATGCCGCTTTAAGGCTGCTTAAAGATTCATACCGCGTAACCATTGTG GACAATCTCTCCCGTGGGAATCTTGGTGCGGTTAAGGTTTTACAGAGATTGTTCCCACAAACTGGAAGACTACAGTTCATTTACGCTGATTTAGGAGATCCCGCAGCT GTCGAGAAAATCTTCTCAGAGAACGCCTTTGACGCTGTGATGCATTTTGCTGCGGTAGCTTATGTTGGAGAAAGCACTCTTTATCCTCTAAA ATATTACCATAACATTACATCAAATACATTAGGAGTTCTTGAAGCTATGGCTAGACATAAAGTTAAGAAGTTGATATATTCTAGCACTTGTGCTACTTATGGAGAGCCTGAAAAAATGCCGATTACTGAAGATACTCCACAG gtCCCGATTAATCCTTATGGAAAAGCTAAAAAGATGGCAGAAGATATGATCTTGGATTTCTCTAAGAACTCTGACATGGCGGTTATGATCTTAAG ATACTTCAATGTGATTGGTTCAGATCCAGAAGGTAGACTAGGAGAAGCTCCGAGACCCGAGCTTCGGGAGCAAGGACGGATCTCCGGTGCTTGTTTTGATGCAGCTCGGGGCTTCATCCCCGGACTGCAA GTCAAAGGAACGGACTACAAAACATCGGACGGGACTTGCATTAGAGACTATATAGATGTTACTGATCTCGTGGATGCTCACGTGAAGGCTCTCCAAAAAGCTCAGCCTCGCAAAGTCGGTATCTACAACGTTGGAACCGGAAAAG GAAGATCGGTTAAAGAATTTGTGGAGGCGTGTAAGAAGGCAACAGGAGTAGAGATCAAAGTGGATTTCCTGCCCCGGCGACCAGGAGATTACGCAGAGGTTTTTAGTGACCCGACAAAGATTTTGAGAGATTTGAATTGGACTGCTCAATACACTAATCTTCAGAATAGTCTTCAAGTTGCTTGGAGGTGGCAAAAGATTCATCCTCATGGATATGCTTCGTActga